In Martelella mediterranea DSM 17316, the following are encoded in one genomic region:
- a CDS encoding type II toxin-antitoxin system RelE/ParE family toxin: MSERVFKTAWFAKAAKKARISDKALSKAIHQVALGQADDLGGGVFKKRLNENMHRSIVLAKAGEFWVFAYLFAKKDRANIDDDELAAFRKLAELYRRKTTADLEAELGIGALLEIDHGE, encoded by the coding sequence ATGTCAGAACGAGTGTTCAAAACAGCGTGGTTCGCAAAAGCGGCAAAGAAGGCGCGGATATCCGACAAGGCTCTGTCGAAGGCAATTCATCAGGTTGCCCTTGGTCAGGCCGACGATCTCGGCGGAGGCGTCTTCAAGAAGCGGCTCAACGAAAACATGCATCGGTCCATCGTTCTGGCAAAAGCCGGAGAATTCTGGGTATTCGCCTATCTCTTCGCCAAGAAGGACCGGGCGAACATTGATGACGACGAGCTTGCGGCCTTCCGGAAGCTCGCGGAGCTTTACCGTCGCAAGACAACTGCCGACCTCGAGGCGGAGCTCGGGATCGGCGCCCTGCTGGAGATAGACCATGGCGAGTAA
- a CDS encoding DUF4214 domain-containing protein — protein sequence MTETDAEGVTTIESASYAGDGVTLTAFTRTVKSADRLAVTVSADENGDGAIDRVTASVTDTAGAVTVTETGYYADGTVAGVIRSETSANGLETVVRKDDDGDGIAESVRTDTTGYLVDGSTVTETRIENTDGSLRSVSRKTVGDDKLVVTTETDSDGDGVFERTQTATTTLNADGGRTTVTETVAEDGTLLSAIEETVSDDGLSTTSRQDQDGDGSFDLAETRVTVLQDDGGTITTTELSDGDGVLRSRQVETVSGDGRASSVTRDVDGNGTIDRIDTTTTAADGTVTTATDYLKDDGVYARETRVKDAAGLTVTTAADRDGDGDDDIIRVSETVLNADGLRTLVEDARARNGAVSARTETTKSGDGLRSTERRDLDGDGVFDRSRETVKTVSANGVTSVTTLLSAAGGALLAAEAQTASADGRLVTVTRDVDGDGATDSEAITAIGDIGATTTTTTWFDDAGDIAATRTETVSGDGLERSVLFDRDGDGVADLRRHASAGVAADGTVSETDAWYDGTEALLAQRQVVSDANGLDSAVYFDLDGDDVFEFVTESDTVFESDGTVVESTETRDDLGGLLSAVTTTTTGDGLVGVSETDLDGDGVVDLVSERADHAGGGSTVSSRAYDDGQLVWSKTVTTSADGRSVTSLLDLDGDGAGDRRMSSLIDADQSTTSVWEDLETAGNAAVVIRQDSDAGGMQTGTTFDLDGDGAADLSRTETIAYDDAGNEVTTLSEYAGGRLVHRELRTVAQNGLTSATEVDADGDGVTDITKTVSTTYLDDGRIESLSETHYADGQLKTAYRKIVSADGLTETETFDYDGDGGIDKERVSVTQDDGRTGVTEKTFDGEGVVTETFVTTTSADGLQQTILRGDVTQTIHWSPLENGSYRWNNGITADGDDTHRASEHTVDAAGIERWVLTETWYEDGAVRTEIHEIQLNEAARTRLLTDAARLYDTILDRDADFAEREELVRYVAGGALDESALAEALMASEEFTLRYGELSDAGFVTQLYLNAYGRAPGLSALSAVLSTLASGGLTRAAFAAELAQSSEHIFAGNGHALTNNYDTIMNAAVFERSLDEVHVRETLEKLTDVIFDRDPSVREKVLLTEQLMYGRDTLADIAEWLIDGGSGATSALAGLSTAEFIRQAFRNALGREASQAETDTWTQHIDAGTISAAQFVASLALSTEHETTGNTPENPPAYAAYQIEGTAGNDTLNGTENDDEIAGYDGDDTIDARSGDDFVAGGAGNDVLNGGVGSDRLYGGDGNDVLLAGGETPDTVNDDYLDGGAGNDDLQGGGGNDTLIGGAGDDTFDGGSGDDTYIFDRGFGRDYIYDPSGGYDALYFGDSISAADLVVTLSGNDLLIGLRDENNPGKSISELDDVITIGNWKFENSRIEFLRFADESVFYIGQPSDVTSVASVDHLNSILWGSSHGDLLLGNELDNYFVAYEGDDLITGGGGNDVLNGGVGSDRLYGGDGNDVLLAGGETPDTVNDDYLDGGAGNDDLQGGGRGIAYGF from the coding sequence GTGACCGAGACCGATGCGGAGGGCGTGACGACCATCGAAAGTGCGTCCTATGCCGGCGATGGAGTTACCTTGACCGCGTTCACGCGGACGGTGAAGAGCGCGGACAGGCTTGCGGTGACGGTGAGCGCCGACGAAAACGGCGACGGCGCCATCGACCGGGTCACCGCCAGCGTGACCGATACCGCCGGCGCGGTGACAGTGACCGAGACCGGCTATTACGCAGACGGCACGGTCGCCGGTGTGATCCGCAGCGAGACCAGCGCCAACGGGCTTGAAACCGTTGTGCGTAAAGATGACGATGGCGATGGTATTGCCGAAAGCGTGCGGACGGATACGACGGGCTATCTGGTGGACGGCAGCACGGTCACCGAGACCCGGATCGAAAACACGGACGGATCGCTGCGGTCGGTGAGCCGCAAAACAGTCGGCGATGACAAGCTGGTTGTCACGACCGAGACCGACAGCGATGGCGACGGCGTATTCGAGAGAACGCAGACTGCGACTACGACGCTCAATGCGGATGGCGGCCGAACGACTGTGACCGAGACGGTTGCCGAAGACGGGACGCTGCTTTCCGCTATCGAGGAAACAGTCAGCGATGACGGTCTCTCGACGACGAGCCGGCAGGACCAAGACGGCGACGGCAGTTTCGATCTTGCTGAAACCCGCGTGACGGTTCTGCAGGACGATGGCGGCACGATAACCACGACAGAGCTGAGCGATGGCGACGGCGTTCTGCGTTCGCGACAGGTCGAGACCGTCTCAGGTGACGGACGCGCAAGCAGCGTGACGCGGGATGTCGATGGCAACGGCACGATCGATCGCATCGATACCACGACCACCGCCGCGGATGGCACGGTCACCACGGCGACGGACTATCTGAAGGACGATGGGGTCTATGCGCGCGAGACGCGCGTGAAGGATGCAGCCGGGCTGACGGTCACGACAGCCGCGGATCGCGACGGCGATGGCGACGACGATATCATCCGGGTTTCCGAAACGGTTCTCAATGCCGATGGCTTGCGAACGCTTGTCGAAGATGCCCGCGCGCGCAATGGCGCAGTCTCGGCCAGAACCGAAACCACGAAGAGCGGCGACGGCTTGCGTTCGACGGAAAGGCGCGATCTGGACGGCGACGGGGTGTTCGACCGCAGTCGGGAGACGGTGAAGACGGTTTCCGCAAATGGCGTGACCTCGGTGACGACGCTGCTGAGCGCGGCGGGCGGGGCGCTTCTGGCCGCCGAGGCGCAGACGGCCAGCGCCGACGGGCGGCTGGTCACGGTGACGCGCGATGTCGATGGCGATGGAGCGACGGACAGCGAGGCGATCACTGCCATCGGCGATATCGGCGCGACCACGACGACCACGACATGGTTCGATGATGCCGGCGACATCGCTGCCACGCGGACGGAGACGGTCAGCGGCGACGGGCTTGAACGCAGCGTGCTTTTCGATCGCGATGGCGACGGCGTTGCCGACCTCAGGCGCCACGCGAGCGCCGGTGTTGCCGCGGACGGGACGGTCAGCGAGACGGATGCCTGGTATGACGGGACGGAGGCGCTTCTGGCGCAAAGGCAGGTCGTATCAGACGCCAACGGGCTCGACAGCGCCGTCTACTTCGATCTCGACGGTGACGATGTCTTCGAATTCGTGACGGAATCCGACACCGTGTTTGAAAGCGACGGAACGGTCGTGGAAAGCACCGAGACCCGGGACGATCTGGGCGGGCTCTTGTCCGCCGTCACGACCACGACGACGGGTGACGGGCTTGTCGGCGTGAGTGAGACCGATCTCGATGGGGACGGGGTGGTCGACCTCGTCAGCGAAAGAGCTGACCATGCCGGCGGCGGCTCCACCGTTTCCAGCCGGGCCTATGATGACGGGCAACTGGTCTGGTCGAAAACCGTGACCACCAGCGCCGACGGGCGCAGCGTGACAAGTCTGCTTGATCTCGATGGTGATGGTGCGGGGGACCGACGGATGTCCTCGCTCATCGATGCCGACCAGTCGACCACGTCGGTGTGGGAGGATCTGGAGACGGCAGGCAATGCCGCAGTTGTGATCCGGCAGGACAGCGATGCAGGCGGGATGCAAACCGGGACCACATTCGATCTTGATGGTGACGGCGCGGCCGATCTGAGCCGGACCGAGACGATCGCTTACGACGACGCCGGCAATGAAGTGACGACCCTCTCGGAATATGCCGGCGGACGTCTGGTCCACCGGGAGCTGCGCACGGTCGCGCAGAACGGCCTGACGAGCGCGACGGAGGTCGACGCGGACGGGGATGGCGTGACCGATATCACCAAGACGGTGTCGACAACCTATCTCGATGACGGCCGGATCGAATCGCTGTCGGAAACACATTATGCCGATGGCCAGTTGAAGACCGCTTACCGCAAGATCGTCAGCGCCGATGGTCTGACGGAAACCGAAACCTTCGATTATGACGGCGATGGCGGTATCGACAAGGAACGGGTGAGCGTCACGCAAGACGACGGGCGGACGGGCGTCACGGAAAAGACCTTCGATGGCGAAGGCGTGGTGACCGAGACCTTCGTCACCACGACAAGCGCCGACGGATTGCAGCAGACCATTCTGCGCGGCGATGTCACGCAGACGATCCACTGGTCTCCGCTGGAAAACGGCTCCTATCGCTGGAACAACGGGATTACGGCCGACGGCGATGACACACACCGGGCCAGCGAACACACGGTCGACGCTGCAGGCATTGAGCGCTGGGTGCTGACCGAGACATGGTACGAGGACGGCGCCGTCCGGACAGAAATCCATGAGATACAGCTGAACGAAGCTGCCCGTACCCGTCTGCTGACCGATGCTGCGCGCCTTTACGACACGATTCTCGACCGCGATGCAGACTTCGCCGAACGTGAAGAACTGGTGCGCTACGTCGCCGGCGGCGCGCTGGATGAAAGCGCCCTGGCGGAAGCGCTGATGGCATCGGAGGAGTTCACCCTTCGCTACGGCGAATTGTCGGATGCCGGCTTCGTGACGCAGCTCTATCTCAATGCCTATGGTCGCGCGCCCGGGCTTTCGGCTTTGAGCGCAGTGCTTTCGACGCTGGCTTCGGGAGGCCTCACCCGTGCCGCCTTCGCAGCTGAACTGGCGCAGTCCTCCGAGCATATCTTTGCCGGCAACGGACACGCGCTCACCAACAACTACGACACGATCATGAACGCGGCGGTGTTTGAGCGCAGCCTCGATGAAGTGCATGTCCGCGAGACGCTGGAAAAGCTGACGGACGTCATCTTCGACCGCGATCCCTCGGTGCGCGAAAAGGTGCTTCTGACCGAGCAGTTGATGTATGGCCGCGATACGCTCGCCGATATCGCAGAATGGCTGATCGACGGCGGATCGGGCGCAACCTCCGCGCTTGCCGGGCTTTCGACCGCGGAGTTCATCCGCCAGGCTTTCCGCAATGCGCTCGGCCGCGAAGCGAGCCAGGCCGAGACCGACACCTGGACCCAGCATATCGATGCCGGCACCATCTCCGCAGCCCAGTTCGTTGCCTCGCTCGCACTCAGTACCGAACACGAAACCACCGGAAACACCCCGGAAAACCCGCCCGCATACGCCGCATACCAGATCGAGGGGACGGCCGGAAACGATACCCTCAACGGAACCGAAAACGATGACGAAATCGCAGGTTATGATGGTGATGACACCATCGACGCCAGAAGCGGCGATGATTTTGTCGCCGGCGGCGCGGGTAACGATGTTCTCAATGGCGGCGTTGGCAGCGACCGCCTTTACGGTGGGGATGGCAATGATGTGCTGCTTGCCGGCGGTGAAACCCCGGACACTGTCAACGATGACTATCTTGATGGCGGCGCCGGCAATGACGACCTTCAGGGCGGTGGCGGCAATGACACGCTGATCGGTGGCGCCGGAGACGACACTTTTGACGGCGGATCAGGCGATGACACTTACATTTTCGACAGAGGGTTCGGCAGGGACTACATCTATGATCCTTCCGGTGGATACGACGCCTTGTATTTTGGCGACTCCATATCCGCTGCAGATCTGGTTGTGACCTTGTCGGGCAATGACCTCCTGATCGGATTGCGGGACGAGAACAACCCGGGCAAGAGTATTTCCGAACTCGATGATGTCATTACGATTGGCAACTGGAAATTCGAAAATAGCCGGATTGAGTTCCTGCGTTTTGCCGACGAGTCGGTTTTCTACATCGGCCAGCCGTCCGATGTGACCTCTGTCGCCTCGGTTGACCATCTCAACAGCATTCTGTGGGGCAGTTCGCATGGTGATCTTCTTTTGGGCAACGAGCTAGATAATTATTTCGTAGCCTATGAGGGCGATGACCTCATAACCGGCGGCGGTGGTAACGATGTGCTCAATGGAGGTGTTGGCAGCGACCGCCTTTATGGTGGAGATGGCAATGACGTCCTGCTTGCCGGCGGTGAAACCCCGGACACTGTCAACGATGACTATCTCGACGGGGGCGCCGGCAATGACGACCTTCAGGGCGGTGGCAGGGGAATCGCGTATGGCTTTTAA
- a CDS encoding FG-GAP-like repeat-containing protein, whose translation MLRGGGDHVFHDVTTSTTIASEWWSHHFRSVGDVNGDGRDDVIALSGNDGYRVLRSSFGNGNGTFSDAGWTDQGPIGGWWAGRQRFVGDVNGDGKDDLVAITADGAQRVEVWYGNSGGTFSSPTVSYNELANQWWSAKEKFLGDVDGDGHADIVALSGDQYGNQYTNVWKGRADGSFGANVQTRVVALTPYHSRQFLDDVNGDGRADLIGFSQDGAANIHVLLGQANGTFSNAIYTHDELASGSLSSVEKYVGDVNGDGRADIVALGTGNQTAVIYAGTADGHFTYSHSISTQLASSSWYGKFKELADVDGDGKDDLIGFSELDNDHAHILATSLGGGSRDILLGGNGNDRLEGGMGDDWLEGGSGADVFVFENMFGHDEIKDFQHAVDRIDLSTVGAITDWWDLSQNHLVESNGQAFITDDMGNWIVLEGVSKASLSEGDFIF comes from the coding sequence GTGCTTCGGGGTGGGGGTGACCACGTTTTCCACGATGTCACCACGTCAACTACCATCGCGTCGGAGTGGTGGAGCCATCACTTCCGCAGTGTTGGCGATGTCAACGGGGATGGGCGTGATGATGTTATCGCGCTTTCCGGAAATGATGGCTATCGCGTCCTGCGCTCCTCGTTCGGCAACGGCAACGGCACATTTTCCGATGCGGGCTGGACGGATCAGGGGCCGATCGGTGGCTGGTGGGCCGGCCGTCAGAGATTTGTCGGCGACGTTAACGGGGACGGAAAAGACGATCTCGTGGCCATCACGGCGGATGGCGCGCAGCGCGTCGAGGTCTGGTACGGCAACAGCGGCGGAACATTTTCGTCCCCCACTGTGAGCTACAACGAACTCGCCAACCAGTGGTGGAGCGCCAAGGAGAAGTTCCTCGGCGATGTCGACGGCGATGGTCACGCCGATATCGTCGCGCTTTCCGGCGACCAGTACGGAAACCAGTACACAAATGTGTGGAAGGGAAGGGCCGACGGGTCGTTTGGCGCCAATGTCCAAACACGGGTGGTTGCACTTACTCCCTATCATTCGAGACAGTTTCTTGATGATGTTAACGGCGACGGCCGAGCCGACCTTATCGGCTTCAGTCAGGATGGCGCGGCGAATATTCACGTGCTCCTTGGTCAGGCGAACGGAACATTCTCGAATGCCATATATACGCACGATGAACTTGCTTCCGGCTCATTAAGTTCGGTGGAAAAATATGTCGGGGATGTCAACGGAGACGGGCGAGCGGATATCGTCGCGCTCGGAACGGGAAACCAGACAGCCGTGATTTACGCTGGCACGGCCGACGGACATTTCACCTATTCTCATAGCATCTCGACGCAACTGGCCAGTTCCTCCTGGTACGGCAAGTTCAAGGAACTGGCGGATGTGGACGGCGATGGCAAGGACGATTTGATCGGCTTTTCCGAACTGGACAATGACCACGCTCATATTCTGGCCACCTCGCTTGGCGGGGGCAGCCGGGATATATTGCTGGGCGGCAACGGCAATGACAGGCTCGAAGGCGGAATGGGCGATGACTGGCTGGAGGGTGGTTCCGGGGCCGACGTCTTTGTCTTTGAGAACATGTTCGGCCATGACGAGATCAAGGACTTTCAGCATGCCGTTGACAGGATCGATCTTTCCACCGTCGGGGCGATCACGGATTGGTGGGATCTCTCTCAGAACCACCTTGTCGAAAGCAACGGTCAGGCGTTCATCACCGATGATATGGGCAACTGGATCGTCCTCGAAGGCGTGTCGAAAGCCTCGCTTTCCGAAGGCGATTTCATTTTCTGA
- a CDS encoding HlyD family type I secretion periplasmic adaptor subunit — protein sequence MSGEWSAHHYLRNGFVALAIGVGAFALWGFATEINGAVIASGVVEVQARRQVIQHRDGGTVVEINVRDGESVVAGQPLIRLEETELLAERQMLSRQAFEAEARLARLASEVRGDESLDFGEELAEAAADDDALTLVLKDERSLFDARRETLALTLSQLEKQREQTDAMIASRLRQLAALNKQLGVVEEELERYQGLLDRGLSQASPLTATKQQAAELEGDIAGLEASIAEARGALAGYEVEMLKIAADRREAAQTEYRELQPQAAEIAERLNVAEQKYRRLSLSAPMDGVVYGLNVFTIGGVIQPGAEVAAILPANVPVILTVKVEPGQVDRVHDGQAAVVKFPNFNDRETPEFDGHVRTVSADALTDKETGQRYFRVEVALDPASLAAAEDRGILPGMPVEAFIQTGARSPTSYLLKPFTDYLDQAFREE from the coding sequence ATGAGCGGCGAGTGGTCTGCCCACCATTATCTGCGCAATGGTTTTGTTGCGCTCGCCATCGGCGTCGGCGCCTTTGCGCTTTGGGGCTTTGCGACGGAAATCAACGGCGCGGTGATTGCCAGCGGCGTCGTCGAGGTTCAGGCCCGCCGGCAGGTCATCCAGCATCGCGATGGCGGCACGGTTGTCGAGATCAACGTCCGCGACGGCGAGTCCGTCGTTGCCGGGCAGCCGCTGATCCGGCTGGAGGAGACCGAACTGCTGGCCGAGCGCCAGATGCTGTCGCGCCAAGCCTTCGAGGCAGAAGCAAGGCTTGCGCGGTTGGCGTCGGAAGTGCGCGGCGACGAAAGCCTCGACTTCGGGGAGGAACTCGCGGAAGCCGCCGCCGATGACGACGCCCTGACGCTGGTGCTGAAGGACGAGCGTTCCCTGTTTGACGCGCGGCGCGAGACGCTGGCGCTGACACTGAGTCAGCTCGAGAAGCAGCGGGAACAGACGGACGCGATGATCGCGAGCCGGCTGCGGCAACTCGCCGCGCTCAACAAGCAGCTTGGCGTCGTCGAGGAAGAACTGGAGCGTTATCAAGGTCTCCTCGACCGCGGCCTGTCACAGGCGAGCCCGCTGACGGCAACGAAGCAGCAGGCGGCCGAGCTGGAAGGCGATATCGCCGGACTGGAAGCATCTATTGCCGAGGCCCGCGGCGCGCTTGCCGGCTACGAGGTCGAGATGCTGAAGATTGCGGCCGACCGGCGCGAGGCTGCGCAAACCGAATATCGCGAGCTTCAGCCGCAGGCGGCGGAAATTGCAGAGCGATTGAACGTGGCCGAGCAGAAGTACCGCCGGCTGTCACTGAGCGCGCCAATGGATGGGGTTGTCTACGGATTGAACGTATTTACGATCGGCGGCGTCATCCAGCCAGGCGCGGAGGTTGCTGCGATTCTTCCAGCCAATGTCCCGGTAATCCTGACGGTCAAGGTCGAACCGGGCCAGGTGGACAGGGTTCATGACGGGCAGGCGGCTGTGGTCAAGTTCCCAAACTTCAATGATCGAGAGACCCCGGAATTTGACGGTCATGTACGCACCGTCTCGGCCGATGCGCTTACCGACAAAGAGACCGGCCAGCGCTATTTCCGCGTCGAGGTCGCCCTTGACCCGGCATCGCTTGCCGCCGCGGAAGATCGCGGCATCCTGCCGGGCATGCCGGTCGAGGCCTTCATCCAGACCGGCGCCCGCAGTCCAACCTCGTATCTGCTGAAGCCATTCACCGACTATCTCGATCAGGCCTTCAGGGAGGAGTGA
- a CDS encoding ISAs1 family transposase, whose translation MDGFASLFGSVPDPRAANVRYSLNSVLFIALAAVLCGAETCQDMADFGVSKHKLLKEIVPLPYGTPSHDVFSNVFRHIDPEAFETVFARFAQAFAKSISGVIAIDGKAVRGAYKRGDKASPLHLVNIWAADQRMVIGQQLAPGRSEVKGVLQALSCLSLDGCIVTADALHCRADTASAILKTGADYALALKGNQPGLLNRAIALLEKESNPDRAEKADGKAHDRTETRRAVIVKAEGMDFPGVKAIARLESIRVEPDGRQTRHIRHFLLSRSVSATAFLDIARAHWTIENQLHWVLDVAFCEDAARNRKDHGPRNLSILRKLALNIIRHHPDKASIRRKMKKAGWDDTFLISMIAHMR comes from the coding sequence ATGGACGGATTTGCGTCTCTTTTCGGGTCGGTTCCGGACCCTCGGGCGGCCAATGTCCGCTATTCGCTGAACAGCGTTTTGTTCATTGCCTTGGCCGCGGTGCTGTGCGGGGCCGAAACCTGTCAGGACATGGCCGACTTTGGCGTCTCCAAGCACAAGCTTTTGAAGGAGATCGTGCCTCTGCCTTACGGCACTCCCAGTCACGACGTTTTCTCGAATGTTTTCAGACATATCGACCCTGAGGCTTTCGAAACGGTCTTTGCACGCTTCGCGCAGGCTTTCGCAAAATCCATCAGCGGCGTCATCGCCATCGACGGCAAGGCCGTGCGCGGGGCCTACAAACGCGGCGACAAGGCCTCGCCCCTGCATCTGGTCAACATCTGGGCCGCCGACCAGCGCATGGTCATCGGCCAGCAGCTCGCGCCGGGCCGCAGTGAAGTCAAAGGCGTTCTGCAAGCTCTTTCATGCTTGTCGCTGGATGGCTGCATCGTCACGGCTGACGCGCTGCATTGCAGGGCAGACACAGCCTCTGCCATTCTCAAGACCGGCGCCGACTATGCGCTTGCACTCAAGGGCAACCAACCGGGCCTTCTCAACCGGGCGATCGCCCTGCTTGAAAAGGAAAGCAACCCCGACAGAGCCGAAAAGGCCGATGGCAAGGCCCATGACAGAACCGAAACCCGACGCGCCGTCATCGTCAAGGCGGAAGGAATGGATTTTCCCGGCGTCAAGGCGATCGCACGGCTTGAAAGCATCCGGGTGGAGCCCGATGGCCGGCAAACGCGTCACATCCGACATTTCCTGCTGTCCAGGTCAGTCAGCGCTACCGCCTTTCTGGACATCGCCAGAGCGCACTGGACGATCGAGAACCAACTGCACTGGGTGCTCGACGTCGCCTTCTGCGAAGACGCCGCCAGAAACCGAAAGGATCACGGGCCCCGGAACCTCTCGATCCTTCGCAAGCTCGCTCTCAACATCATCCGACACCACCCGGACAAGGCGTCCATCCGGCGCAAAATGAAAAAAGCCGGATGGGACGATACCTTCCTAATCTCAATGATCGCTCATATGCGATAG
- a CDS encoding helix-turn-helix domain-containing protein: MASKRKFKSDAFEAIHSAVEGMHAAGTIDKETMRTFDEDCLVVPQELTPDAIKALREHNHVSQPVFARYLNTSPSTVQKWETGAKRPSGPALKLLSLVQKHGLQMLG, from the coding sequence ATGGCGAGTAAACGCAAATTCAAGAGCGACGCCTTCGAGGCGATCCATAGTGCGGTTGAAGGTATGCATGCAGCCGGGACCATCGACAAGGAAACGATGCGAACCTTCGATGAGGACTGCCTTGTAGTCCCGCAGGAACTGACGCCTGACGCGATCAAGGCTCTGCGCGAACACAACCATGTCAGTCAGCCAGTCTTCGCCCGTTACCTGAACACAAGCCCGTCAACGGTGCAGAAATGGGAAACCGGCGCCAAACGGCCAAGCGGGCCGGCGCTCAAGCTCCTCTCGCTGGTACAGAAGCATGGGCTGCAGATGCTCGGCTGA
- a CDS encoding type I secretion system permease/ATPase → MTTNLEKGRVELRQALLFSRGALIGVAVFSAVVNLLMLTGPLFMLQVYDRVLSSHSSATLLVLFAIVVFLFALMGFLDHVRGRVLSRVGAGFQARLDERVFRAVLKQAEHPGFREQPAAGLRDLASIQTFLSSPLPGAAFDLPWAPFFLAILFAFNVWMGVLGLAGGIIIALLAFANQRLTRDAHAEAARLMRDAEAATERTRKQIDTVRALGMLRPLLTQWQAVRGAALRAQIAASDKGGGLTASTKAFRLLLQSTVLALGALLVLEGQLTAGAMIAGSILLGRALSPIEQVIGQWMTFQRTGRAWRSLGKLLDAVPPQGAPMPLPRPEGRLSVEAIAVVPPGEKKPVLSGVSVEVSPGSALAVIGPSAAGKSTFAKAITGLWPAASGVVRLGGADIRHYEPDVLGGLLGYLPQTVMLFPGTVAQNIARFADDADPEAIVLAAQKAGAHELVLSLPEGYDTVLTEGESRLSGGQRQRIGLARALYGDPVVLVLDEPNASLDDPGVKALNGAIATAKADGRAVIIMSHRPSALAECDEVLLLDGGRVRAAGPRDEVLKRFVRSPQLAEGVH, encoded by the coding sequence TTGACCACTAATCTGGAGAAAGGCCGCGTTGAATTGCGCCAGGCGCTGCTCTTCTCACGCGGCGCACTCATTGGCGTGGCTGTTTTCAGCGCGGTGGTGAACCTTTTGATGCTGACGGGCCCGCTGTTCATGCTGCAGGTCTATGACCGTGTGCTGTCCAGTCATTCCTCGGCGACGCTTCTGGTGCTGTTCGCCATCGTGGTGTTTCTGTTTGCGCTGATGGGGTTTCTCGATCATGTGCGCGGGCGTGTGCTTTCGAGGGTCGGTGCGGGCTTTCAGGCCCGGCTCGATGAACGGGTGTTCCGGGCGGTGCTGAAACAGGCGGAACATCCAGGCTTCCGAGAACAGCCGGCGGCCGGGCTGAGGGATCTTGCCAGCATACAGACGTTCTTGTCCTCGCCACTGCCGGGGGCTGCCTTCGATCTGCCCTGGGCGCCGTTCTTTCTGGCAATCCTGTTTGCCTTCAATGTCTGGATGGGTGTTCTCGGTCTTGCAGGCGGCATCATCATTGCGCTTCTGGCCTTCGCCAATCAGCGGCTCACCCGCGATGCCCATGCGGAGGCGGCGCGGCTGATGCGCGATGCGGAAGCCGCGACGGAGCGCACCCGCAAGCAGATCGACACCGTGCGTGCACTCGGCATGCTGCGCCCGCTTTTGACTCAGTGGCAGGCGGTGCGCGGCGCTGCCCTTCGCGCCCAGATTGCCGCTTCCGACAAGGGCGGCGGGCTGACCGCTTCGACAAAGGCCTTCAGGCTTTTGCTGCAATCGACAGTACTGGCGCTTGGCGCGCTTCTGGTTCTTGAAGGGCAACTGACGGCCGGCGCGATGATTGCCGGATCGATCCTGCTCGGCCGCGCGCTCTCTCCCATCGAGCAGGTGATCGGACAGTGGATGACGTTCCAGCGCACCGGCCGGGCCTGGCGTTCGCTTGGCAAGCTCCTCGATGCGGTGCCTCCGCAAGGCGCGCCTATGCCGTTGCCGCGGCCTGAAGGAAGGCTTTCGGTGGAGGCGATCGCCGTTGTGCCGCCCGGCGAGAAGAAGCCGGTTCTCTCCGGCGTCAGCGTAGAGGTCTCACCGGGCTCCGCGCTTGCGGTGATAGGCCCAAGCGCTGCCGGCAAATCCACCTTCGCAAAGGCCATCACCGGGCTGTGGCCAGCGGCAAGCGGCGTGGTCAGGCTGGGCGGCGCTGATATCCGGCATTACGAGCCGGATGTGCTTGGCGGCCTCCTCGGCTATCTGCCGCAGACCGTGATGCTGTTTCCCGGAACGGTGGCACAGAACATCGCCCGATTCGCCGATGACGCCGATCCGGAAGCAATCGTGCTGGCGGCGCAAAAGGCGGGCGCGCATGAACTGGTCCTGTCCCTTCCGGAAGGTTATGATACGGTGTTGACCGAGGGCGAGAGCCGGCTTTCCGGCGGCCAGCGCCAGCGGATCGGACTTGCGCGCGCGCTTTATGGAGATCCCGTTGTGCTGGTGCTCGACGAACCGAACGCCAGTCTCGACGATCCCGGCGTCAAGGCGCTGAACGGCGCGATCGCGACCGCGAAGGCCGATGGCCGCGCTGTGATCATCATGTCCCACCGCCCGTCCGCGCTTGCCGAATGTGATGAGGTGCTGCTGCTCGACGGCGGTCGGGTGCGCGCTGCCGGACCGCGCGACGAGGTGCTGAAGCGCTTCGTCCGTTCGCCTCAGCTTGCCGAGGGGGTGCATTGA